In the genome of Segatella copri, one region contains:
- a CDS encoding restriction endonuclease subunit S, with product MAITKADLKENGIAVISYGQIHAKNNLGTTLTESLVRYVSQDYLHTHPRCLLTKNDFVFADTSEDIEGSGNFVYNDFKDDIFAGYHTIVARQDSLYNPKYYAYLFMSDAWKNRVRNLVNGVKVYSIGRKQLKDNFLLFPLPSEQDAIVDFLDKETFGIDKAIAMQQKMIDLLNERKQIIIQNAVTKGLDGNVEMKDSGVDMIGMIPNHWKVEPFGKHFTFGKGLPITKANLQEEGVAVISYGQIHAKNNLGTTMTESLVRYVSPKYLESHTQCLLNQNDFVFADTSEDIEGSGNFAFNDFENKLFAGYHTVIARPQDLFFPKYYAYLFKSKAWKSQIQSLVNGVKVYSIGRRILKTSMLLIPSEDEQKHIVGFLDEKTSAIEKSIENISRQISLLQERKQIIINEVVTGKVRVS from the coding sequence ATTGCTATAACAAAGGCTGATTTAAAAGAGAATGGTATTGCTGTTATTAGTTATGGACAAATCCATGCAAAGAATAATTTAGGAACTACTCTTACCGAATCATTGGTTCGTTATGTTTCGCAAGATTACCTGCATACACATCCTCGATGTTTATTGACAAAAAATGATTTTGTCTTTGCAGATACTTCGGAAGATATAGAGGGCTCTGGAAACTTTGTTTATAATGATTTTAAGGATGATATATTTGCTGGTTATCATACGATAGTGGCAAGGCAAGATAGTCTGTATAATCCTAAATATTATGCATATCTATTTATGTCTGATGCTTGGAAAAATCGTGTGAGAAATCTTGTTAATGGAGTAAAGGTTTATAGTATTGGAAGAAAACAACTAAAGGATAATTTTCTTTTGTTTCCTTTACCTTCAGAGCAGGATGCTATTGTTGATTTCTTAGATAAAGAGACTTTTGGTATTGACAAAGCGATAGCTATGCAACAAAAGATGATTGACTTATTGAATGAGCGTAAGCAGATTATCATCCAAAATGCTGTGACGAAAGGTTTGGACGGAAACGTAGAAATGAAGGATAGTGGTGTTGATATGATTGGTATGATTCCGAATCATTGGAAGGTAGAACCTTTTGGTAAGCATTTTACATTTGGCAAGGGATTGCCTATAACAAAAGCAAATCTTCAAGAAGAAGGTGTTGCTGTGATAAGTTATGGTCAGATTCATGCTAAAAATAATTTAGGTACAACAATGACTGAATCGCTGGTTCGATATGTTTCGCCTAAATATTTAGAATCTCATACCCAATGTCTGTTGAATCAAAATGATTTTGTATTTGCTGATACATCTGAGGATATTGAAGGGTCGGGTAATTTTGCTTTTAATGATTTTGAAAATAAATTATTTGCTGGTTATCATACTGTAATAGCAAGACCTCAAGATTTGTTCTTCCCTAAATATTATGCTTACCTATTCAAGTCGAAAGCATGGAAAAGCCAAATTCAATCTTTGGTAAATGGCGTAAAGGTTTATAGTATTGGGCGTAGAATTTTAAAAACATCAATGTTGTTAATTCCTTCTGAGGATGAGCAAAAGCATATAGTGGGATTTTTGGATGAAAAAACCTCTGCCATAGAAAAATCGATAGAGAATATTTCACGTCAAATCTCCCTCCTTCAGGAGCGTAAGCAAATTATAATTAACGAAGTAGTAACAGGAAAGGTACGTGTATCATGA
- a CDS encoding transposase, giving the protein MNTGLDQYMDIFKDAVEDSAAKLTKSFEKILIEVIILFMVIPRKINFTQMGRYGSHVEQTYRNAFGLKKSKSIDWLKLNVSLAKRFFGKQGRWAIAIDPSYISKAGKKTPHIGRFWSGCAQSVKHGLEIMGIGLIDIDAKDCMMLKAHQSLSNKELSLRNKTMVDFYISVIKRYRKELLKLSTLIVADAYFSTSTFVNGIKKEGFSLISRFRDNACLFYVYAGPRTGKRGRPKTKDGKIDMKNLDLTRMEKMEMKDIEGTAYTLIAYSKALRCKVRLVIWQMPNGKKKLFFSTDTSLSGEEVLLYYRTRFQIEFCFRDAKGYTGLMDCQARDKWKLDFAFNASFTSLNVAKVTMKEMGMEYSMSSFKSLMTNIYLVKRIFKASGYTPNRTLISKIFKDLSCLQRIAA; this is encoded by the coding sequence ATGAATACAGGACTTGACCAATATATGGATATCTTTAAAGATGCAGTTGAAGATTCGGCTGCAAAGTTAACAAAAAGTTTCGAGAAAATACTCATCGAGGTGATAATTTTGTTCATGGTAATACCAAGAAAGATAAATTTCACCCAAATGGGGAGGTATGGCTCGCATGTTGAGCAAACCTATCGCAACGCATTCGGCTTAAAAAAGTCGAAAAGCATTGACTGGCTCAAACTTAATGTCTCACTTGCCAAGCGCTTCTTTGGTAAACAGGGAAGATGGGCTATTGCCATTGATCCCAGCTACATCAGCAAAGCTGGCAAGAAGACTCCACATATCGGTCGTTTTTGGTCGGGATGTGCACAGTCTGTTAAACATGGTCTCGAAATCATGGGTATTGGCCTCATTGATATTGATGCCAAAGACTGCATGATGTTAAAAGCACACCAGTCGCTAAGTAATAAAGAACTGAGTCTTAGAAACAAGACTATGGTAGATTTCTATATCAGCGTCATTAAGCGTTACCGCAAGGAACTTCTTAAACTCTCAACCCTCATAGTTGCAGATGCTTACTTCTCTACAAGTACATTTGTTAATGGGATAAAGAAAGAAGGGTTCTCTTTGATAAGCCGCTTTCGTGACAATGCTTGTCTCTTTTATGTCTATGCTGGTCCACGTACTGGAAAACGTGGTCGCCCCAAGACCAAGGATGGCAAGATTGATATGAAGAATCTTGACCTCACTCGAATGGAGAAGATGGAGATGAAAGATATAGAAGGAACAGCTTATACTTTGATAGCCTATTCCAAGGCACTCAGGTGTAAAGTTAGACTTGTCATCTGGCAGATGCCGAATGGCAAGAAGAAACTATTCTTCTCTACAGACACCTCACTTTCGGGTGAAGAAGTACTTCTTTATTATAGAACCAGGTTCCAGATCGAATTTTGCTTTCGTGACGCCAAAGGCTATACTGGTCTTATGGACTGCCAGGCTCGCGATAAGTGGAAACTCGATTTTGCTTTCAATGCTTCGTTCACATCACTAAATGTTGCCAAGGTAACTATGAAGGAGATGGGAATGGAATATTCTATGTCTTCATTCAAGTCACTGATGACCAATATTTATCTGGTGAAACGAATTTTTAAAGCAAGCGGGTACACCCCGAACCGAACTTTAATTAGCAAGATTTTCAAAGATCTCTCGTGCTTACAGCGTATAGCTGCTTAG
- a CDS encoding BRO family protein, whose protein sequence is MMKSMNQKAEGSKAAGSAKCGALSSKNKKKAAPVCVFENPEFGMVRTATDEKGEPWFCAKDLCDALGYKNSSSAVSQHVRSSDIVKRYVARPAKNRFGVCEGKMQIVQMIFVNESGFYALVLGSKLPSALMFKDWVTSVVLPQIRKTGGYIPVNEGESEEEMIRNAEQILRATLKEKENLLEKQKKLMEEQKILMEEQKILMEEQKSKLHQQEVQMGLDKKLIGEQDEEIHRLNEEVNDQMVRMAIQGQNVVALERQVDGLLPKAMYSDNVLDSVSCFTTTQVAKELGITAQELNRSLCSLHVQYYQSGQYMLYAEYAHMGLAKSRTKYRAFMTPAGDGTKRKVGKVVTNTYLVWTEKGRKFIHDLVHRFWELAEMYEVKNLG, encoded by the coding sequence ATGATGAAATCAATGAATCAGAAGGCAGAGGGCAGCAAGGCTGCTGGCTCTGCCAAGTGTGGTGCGCTGTCTTCTAAGAATAAGAAGAAGGCGGCACCTGTGTGTGTGTTTGAAAATCCGGAGTTTGGAATGGTTCGCACGGCTACTGATGAGAAGGGCGAACCTTGGTTCTGTGCTAAGGATTTGTGTGATGCGCTGGGATATAAAAATTCGTCAAGTGCTGTAAGTCAACATGTTAGGTCTAGCGATATCGTAAAACGCTATGTTGCTAGACCTGCCAAAAATCGCTTTGGTGTTTGCGAGGGTAAAATGCAGATTGTGCAGATGATCTTCGTTAACGAAAGCGGATTCTATGCCCTGGTGTTGGGTTCCAAGCTGCCATCGGCTCTGATGTTTAAGGATTGGGTTACCTCGGTGGTGCTGCCGCAGATTCGCAAGACGGGCGGTTATATCCCGGTGAATGAGGGGGAGAGCGAGGAGGAGATGATTCGCAATGCCGAACAGATTCTCCGTGCTACCCTGAAGGAAAAGGAGAACCTGCTGGAGAAACAGAAGAAGCTGATGGAGGAGCAGAAGATTCTGATGGAGGAGCAGAAGATTCTGATGGAGGAGCAGAAATCAAAACTGCATCAGCAGGAAGTGCAGATGGGACTCGACAAGAAACTCATCGGCGAGCAGGATGAGGAGATTCATCGACTCAATGAGGAGGTGAACGACCAGATGGTCCGCATGGCTATTCAGGGACAGAATGTGGTGGCTCTGGAGCGTCAGGTGGACGGACTTCTGCCAAAGGCGATGTATTCGGATAATGTGCTGGATTCCGTTTCGTGCTTCACCACCACCCAGGTGGCGAAGGAGCTGGGCATCACGGCGCAGGAGCTGAACCGCTCGCTCTGTTCGCTGCATGTGCAGTATTACCAGAGCGGACAGTATATGCTCTATGCGGAGTATGCGCACATGGGGTTGGCGAAGAGCCGAACCAAGTATCGTGCCTTTATGACGCCTGCGGGCGACGGAACGAAGCGTAAGGTGGGAAAAGTGGTGACGAACACTTACTTGGTATGGACCGAGAAGGGCAGAAAGTTTATCCACGACCTGGTGCATCGCTTCTGGGAACTCGCAGAAATGTATGAGGTGAAGAATCTGGGGTAA
- a CDS encoding site-specific integrase, with protein sequence MRSTFKTVFYVNGSKERNGIVPIMGRVTINGTIAQFSCKLSVTKAIWDAKGNRAKGRSKEANEVNFALDNIKAQIAKHYQRLSDREAFVTAEMVRNAYQGIGTEYETLLRAFDKENAAFAQRVGKDRAVRTYRKYLTVRKYVAEFIKFQYKRSDMSMNELTEEFIRDFCLYLKNVIGLTQSTIWIYSIPLKHIVTAAHYNGKIQRNPFAMYHVDPDHKEREFLTEEELDILAGIELENPNFAFARDLFMFGCWTGISFVDIKNLTEDNVAIISGSPWIVSQRQKTGVPFKIKLIDAAIQIIERYKPLRKDMHLFNIGSLDMVNKRIKKVAKMCGIKKRISFHVSRHSFAVLALNYGMPIESVSKILGHTDIATTQIYAKVTSTKLEHDISAFESRIKGHLPTMGGMA encoded by the coding sequence ATGAGAAGTACATTCAAGACAGTCTTCTATGTAAACGGAAGCAAGGAGAGAAACGGAATTGTCCCTATCATGGGACGTGTGACAATCAACGGAACTATCGCACAGTTCAGTTGCAAGCTGAGCGTGACCAAGGCGATATGGGATGCCAAGGGCAACAGAGCCAAAGGCAGAAGCAAGGAAGCCAATGAGGTGAACTTTGCGCTTGATAACATCAAGGCTCAAATCGCTAAGCATTACCAACGGCTTTCCGACCGTGAGGCGTTCGTTACCGCTGAAATGGTGAGAAACGCATATCAAGGCATAGGTACGGAGTATGAGACATTACTCAGAGCTTTTGACAAGGAGAACGCAGCCTTTGCCCAACGCGTGGGAAAAGACCGAGCTGTCCGAACCTACCGCAAGTATCTGACGGTAAGAAAGTACGTTGCCGAGTTCATCAAATTTCAGTACAAGCGCAGCGATATGTCCATGAATGAGCTTACCGAGGAGTTCATCCGTGATTTTTGTCTGTATTTGAAGAATGTCATTGGACTCACGCAATCTACCATTTGGATATACTCCATACCATTGAAGCATATCGTCACGGCAGCACACTACAACGGCAAGATACAGAGAAATCCGTTTGCCATGTACCACGTTGACCCAGACCACAAGGAGCGGGAGTTCTTGACAGAGGAAGAATTGGACATATTGGCAGGAATAGAGTTGGAAAATCCCAACTTTGCTTTTGCGAGAGACTTGTTTATGTTTGGTTGTTGGACAGGTATCTCTTTCGTTGACATCAAGAATCTTACAGAGGACAATGTTGCCATTATAAGTGGGTCTCCATGGATAGTTTCTCAGCGTCAAAAGACAGGCGTACCATTCAAAATTAAACTGATAGATGCAGCCATACAGATAATTGAACGTTACAAGCCATTGAGAAAAGATATGCACTTGTTTAATATTGGCTCACTTGACATGGTAAACAAGCGTATAAAGAAAGTGGCAAAAATGTGTGGCATCAAGAAGCGAATTTCATTTCATGTAAGCCGGCATTCGTTCGCAGTTTTGGCTTTAAACTACGGTATGCCGATAGAGAGTGTAAGCAAGATACTGGGACATACGGACATCGCCACAACACAAATTTACGCAAAGGTGACAAGTACTAAATTGGAGCATGACATATCAGCTTTTGAAAGTCGAATCAAGGGGCATTTGCCTACAATGGGAGGAATGGCATGA
- a CDS encoding type I restriction endonuclease subunit R, which translates to MSDIKEEAFEALIEKALVGSTKEEREKLGITKEDVDSQHPDSNQYYWGVPSDFKFKTDEDWAIDTRRLMSFLHATQQEILDSYKGRNTLEFAIAERITKTIETFGVIKVLREGIDVDNIKLKLWYPKPSAADAEISKEDYMQNQFSITRQQTYSTLHPGDEIDMVLYVNGLPLFTFEWKNPWTGQTARYNGQKQYKEDRNPKDRLLRFGRCLAHFTGDKNEIFFTTKLEGKDTYFMPFNKGLPNGQGAGNPVNPHGYKTSYLWEWVLQKDSVADIIDNYVYFDYGEAKTGKKVPHVLKNAKKLIFPRFHQLDVVNKLLADVAEKGVGERYLIQHSAGSGKTNSITWLAYQIINVCPKTMSAKRAKGLEDKLFNSAIVVTDRRLLDKQNARNINAFGNSDKIVSHADSSSDLKDAIEQNRRIIITTIQKFPEICDIIKDVSDRNFAIIIDEAHSSQSGITSDKMNASMQKESDVDYADTDALIEKLIRDRKMSSNCSYFAFTGTPKRETLERFGWEDVKGERGEVGKFYPFHLYSMKQAIEEGFILDVLTNYTTYQGYYEVIKNVKDNPLFNNDKAQKKIRQAVERNPKTIQAKAEIMMAHFDVKVYHSHKLDNKAKAMVVCRDIECAIHYYQSICDIIAKKKLPYKALIAFSGEKELGGKKYTETTMNGFSDNKTADKFDEEDDNRILVVANKYLTGFDQSKLCAMYIDKPLADVLAVQSLSRLNRSAPELGKKSEDLFILDFYNTTEDMKKSFEPYYTATALSGYTDVNVLYELKSFLLSIGVFTMEEVVLFSDLFIKGVPADEWSPIIDTCAQRFNEEIKFEGNGKADFKMKCKQFVKIYSRTSAILEYEVVEWERLFWFFRVLIPELKVKESEDDDLKDLLNSIDLNTYGTRRTALNQHIDLDPGESTIDPLSPNMVNAGGEDGRLDPLDKIVKEFNERWFKGWKADPQEQKSKLIHLMRHVESDEDYVSLVKDNSDKDAADEVMSQILARYVRAMRKGDKSFYDEYKGNDSFQYGLLQAIKGFIANRDYANV; encoded by the coding sequence ATGTCAGATATTAAAGAAGAGGCCTTTGAGGCTTTGATTGAAAAAGCTCTCGTAGGCTCAACGAAAGAAGAACGTGAGAAGCTGGGGATTACCAAGGAAGATGTGGATTCTCAGCATCCCGACAGTAACCAATATTACTGGGGTGTGCCAAGTGATTTTAAGTTTAAGACAGACGAGGATTGGGCGATTGACACTCGTCGTCTCATGTCTTTTCTCCATGCTACTCAGCAGGAGATTCTTGATAGTTATAAGGGAAGAAATACGCTTGAATTTGCCATTGCAGAACGTATCACCAAAACAATTGAAACGTTTGGGGTCATCAAGGTTTTGCGTGAAGGCATTGATGTAGATAATATCAAGTTAAAACTTTGGTATCCAAAGCCGTCGGCTGCTGATGCGGAGATAAGCAAGGAGGATTATATGCAGAATCAGTTCTCTATAACTCGCCAGCAAACCTATTCGACGTTGCATCCAGGCGATGAAATCGATATGGTACTCTATGTTAATGGACTTCCTCTCTTTACCTTTGAGTGGAAAAATCCATGGACAGGGCAAACGGCTAGATATAATGGGCAAAAACAATATAAGGAAGATCGCAATCCGAAAGATAGACTGTTGAGATTCGGACGTTGTCTTGCTCACTTTACAGGCGATAAAAATGAGATATTCTTCACTACCAAGTTGGAGGGGAAGGATACCTATTTCATGCCTTTTAATAAAGGTCTTCCAAATGGCCAAGGTGCAGGAAATCCCGTAAACCCGCATGGATATAAAACCTCATATTTGTGGGAGTGGGTATTGCAGAAAGACTCTGTTGCGGATATTATAGATAATTACGTTTATTTCGATTATGGTGAAGCAAAGACGGGCAAAAAGGTACCACATGTCTTAAAGAATGCCAAGAAACTTATATTCCCTCGTTTTCATCAGTTAGATGTTGTTAATAAGTTACTTGCTGATGTTGCTGAGAAAGGAGTAGGTGAACGTTATTTGATTCAACATTCTGCAGGTTCAGGCAAAACAAATTCCATCACATGGCTGGCATATCAGATTATTAATGTTTGTCCAAAGACAATGTCTGCAAAAAGAGCGAAAGGTTTGGAAGATAAGTTGTTTAATTCGGCTATTGTGGTAACAGACCGTCGCCTTTTGGACAAACAAAATGCAAGAAATATCAATGCGTTTGGGAATTCTGATAAAATTGTATCTCATGCTGATAGTTCGTCGGATTTAAAGGATGCAATAGAGCAAAATAGACGAATAATTATTACGACGATACAGAAGTTTCCCGAAATTTGTGATATCATTAAAGACGTAAGCGATCGCAACTTTGCCATCATTATTGATGAAGCTCACAGTTCGCAGTCTGGAATCACTTCTGATAAGATGAACGCATCCATGCAGAAAGAGAGTGATGTTGATTATGCTGATACAGATGCTTTAATTGAGAAACTTATAAGGGACCGTAAGATGAGCAGTAATTGTTCTTATTTTGCCTTTACAGGTACTCCAAAACGTGAAACCTTGGAACGATTCGGCTGGGAAGATGTGAAAGGTGAACGTGGTGAGGTAGGTAAGTTTTACCCGTTCCATCTCTACAGTATGAAGCAAGCTATCGAGGAAGGCTTTATCTTGGATGTCCTCACTAATTATACGACTTATCAAGGCTATTATGAGGTGATAAAAAATGTCAAGGATAATCCGCTGTTTAACAATGATAAGGCTCAAAAGAAAATACGCCAGGCAGTGGAACGAAATCCAAAGACCATCCAGGCAAAGGCGGAAATAATGATGGCGCACTTTGATGTAAAAGTATATCATTCGCATAAGTTGGATAATAAAGCAAAGGCAATGGTGGTTTGCCGTGATATAGAGTGTGCAATCCACTATTATCAGTCTATCTGCGATATTATAGCTAAAAAGAAGTTGCCTTATAAAGCATTGATAGCATTTTCTGGCGAGAAAGAGTTGGGTGGAAAAAAATATACCGAGACCACAATGAATGGATTCTCGGATAACAAGACGGCTGACAAATTCGACGAAGAGGATGATAACCGAATCTTGGTTGTTGCCAATAAATATCTGACTGGTTTTGATCAGTCAAAGCTATGTGCCATGTATATTGACAAACCTTTGGCTGATGTATTGGCAGTGCAATCTCTCTCGCGTTTGAATCGGTCGGCACCCGAACTAGGTAAGAAAAGCGAAGACTTGTTTATTCTCGACTTCTATAATACCACGGAGGATATGAAAAAATCCTTTGAGCCATACTATACAGCAACTGCATTAAGTGGATATACTGATGTGAATGTATTGTATGAACTCAAGTCGTTTTTACTCAGTATCGGTGTTTTCACTATGGAAGAAGTGGTGTTATTCTCAGATCTCTTTATCAAAGGAGTTCCTGCGGATGAATGGTCACCGATTATTGATACTTGCGCCCAACGTTTTAATGAGGAAATAAAATTCGAAGGAAATGGAAAGGCTGATTTTAAAATGAAGTGTAAGCAGTTCGTAAAAATCTATTCTCGCACTTCGGCTATTTTGGAATACGAAGTGGTAGAATGGGAGCGCCTTTTCTGGTTCTTCCGTGTCTTGATTCCAGAACTGAAAGTTAAAGAATCTGAGGATGATGACTTAAAGGATTTGCTGAATAGTATTGATCTCAATACTTACGGTACTCGTCGCACTGCATTGAATCAGCATATCGATTTAGACCCTGGTGAAAGCACCATTGACCCATTAAGTCCGAATATGGTAAACGCAGGTGGAGAGGATGGAAGGCTGGATCCTTTGGATAAAATTGTGAAAGAGTTTAATGAACGTTGGTTCAAAGGCTGGAAGGCTGATCCTCAGGAGCAGAAATCCAAGTTGATACATCTTATGCGTCATGTAGAGTCGGATGAGGATTATGTATCGCTAGTAAAAGATAATTCGGATAAAGATGCGGCTGACGAGGTTATGAGTCAAATCCTTGCTCGTTATGTGAGAGCTATGCGCAAAGGAGACAAGAGCTTTTATGATGAGTACAAGGGTAATGATTCGTTTCAGTATGGCTTGCTGCAAGCCATAAAAGGGTTTATAGCAAATAGAGATTATGCAAATGTGTAA
- a CDS encoding type I restriction-modification system subunit M gives MADINYNQIVSLIWNIADDVLRDVFLRGQYRDVILPMVVLRRLDALLEPTKDEVLKELEQLGPNDEIDEGVMRDITKLSYYNTSKWTLNRIKNQAPDNNDLLYKNFVEYLNGFSENVGDVLKNFDFLNKARKLADNDRLLAIIQKITDTRINLTNTLQYDPDGLPLPALDNVGMGTVFEELLRRFNEENNEEAGEHFTPRDAISLLTHLIFEPVKDELPKIITLYDPACGSGGMLTEGYEYLRSIGVRPLAIQLSGTETNPETYAICKSDLIIKGVDPKGIHLGNTITTNHFSQTSFGFTLTNPPYGKSWKTDKEKIYDSDKKQLTDSRFELALTNFAGKKEVLDCTPRTSDGQLLFVMEEINKMKSLDLQPMGSRIASIHNGSSLFTGDAGSGESNIRRYLMENDLVDAIVQLPNNIFYNTGITTYVWIFTNKKRPERKGKVQLINASECYEKLRRNQGSRNCMITDEYRQQILDAYIAFEEKE, from the coding sequence ATGGCAGATATTAATTATAATCAGATAGTTTCTCTTATTTGGAACATTGCGGACGATGTGTTACGTGATGTGTTCCTTCGTGGTCAATACCGTGATGTTATCCTCCCTATGGTAGTATTGCGTCGATTGGATGCACTTTTAGAGCCAACAAAGGATGAAGTTTTAAAAGAGCTGGAACAATTGGGTCCAAATGATGAGATAGATGAGGGGGTAATGCGTGATATAACTAAGCTCTCTTACTATAATACCTCTAAATGGACTTTGAATCGTATAAAGAATCAGGCTCCAGACAACAATGATTTGCTTTATAAAAATTTTGTAGAGTATTTGAATGGATTTAGTGAGAATGTGGGCGATGTATTGAAGAACTTTGATTTCTTAAACAAAGCGCGCAAACTTGCTGATAATGATCGCCTGTTGGCTATTATTCAGAAGATTACCGATACTCGTATCAACCTTACGAATACATTGCAATACGATCCAGATGGATTACCTTTGCCAGCTCTTGACAATGTAGGAATGGGAACCGTATTTGAGGAACTGTTGCGCCGTTTTAACGAAGAGAATAATGAGGAAGCTGGTGAGCACTTCACCCCACGTGATGCTATCTCACTATTGACGCATCTTATCTTTGAGCCGGTTAAGGACGAATTACCTAAAATAATAACCCTCTATGACCCTGCTTGTGGTTCTGGCGGTATGCTTACCGAGGGCTATGAATATTTAAGGAGTATTGGCGTTCGTCCTCTGGCTATCCAACTGTCAGGTACGGAGACTAACCCAGAGACTTATGCTATTTGTAAATCCGATTTGATAATTAAGGGTGTAGATCCTAAGGGAATTCATTTGGGTAATACTATTACAACAAACCATTTCTCGCAGACTAGCTTTGGATTTACGTTGACGAATCCTCCTTATGGAAAATCTTGGAAAACTGATAAGGAGAAGATTTACGACAGCGATAAAAAACAACTGACAGATTCTCGCTTTGAGCTGGCGTTAACCAATTTTGCAGGAAAGAAAGAAGTGCTGGATTGTACTCCAAGAACTTCCGATGGTCAACTTCTCTTTGTAATGGAAGAAATCAATAAGATGAAGTCTTTGGATTTACAACCAATGGGAAGTCGCATCGCATCCATTCATAACGGTAGTTCTCTTTTTACAGGTGATGCAGGAAGTGGCGAAAGTAATATTCGTAGATATTTGATGGAGAATGATTTGGTGGATGCTATTGTGCAGTTGCCAAATAATATTTTCTATAATACGGGTATTACAACCTATGTATGGATTTTTACGAATAAAAAACGTCCTGAGCGTAAGGGAAAAGTACAGTTGATTAATGCGTCTGAATGTTATGAAAAATTGCGTAGAAATCAGGGTTCTCGTAATTGCATGATTACTGATGAATATCGTCAGCAGATATTGGACGCTTATATCGCTTTTGAAGAAAAAGAATGA